DNA from Bacillus sp. Marseille-P3661:
TGTATCATACTCTTCGATTACATATGGCACTACCGGTTCTATAATTTGGGAAGGAGTTTCACCGTTTATATAAAGATTCGGTGCTTCCACATATTCAGTAATTGGTGTAAAAAAGTACATCTTCCCAGCCTCTTCAGCTATAGGGCTAATCGAATCCCTTTCTGCACCACTTGCTTGGATAAAAACTACATCCGCTTTATTTTTGTCAATAGCAATCTTGGCTTGTTCATTCGCAACTTTAGGATCAGTTCCAGTGTCTCCTACCATTAACTCGAGCTTTTTTCCTAACAGTCCTCCCGCATCATTGATCTCCTTTATTGCCATTTCCGCGACATTCACCGAGGTTCCGCCATAAGGAGATGCTGGTCCGCTTAAAGCGGTAAGTAGACTAACTTTGATCGTGTTCCCGGATTCATCGCTGTTTGTTTCACCCGCGCTCTGATCTACTTTTTCGTTAGATTGTGCACAAGCGCTAAACACGATTATTGATAGTATAAGTACGAATAGCGAAAATACTTTTTTCATCGTTTGACCTCCAGTAATTGTCATCATCTAGGTATTGAATAATTCTCATAAGCTTTATTTTCTGCCAGTTGATCGGCATAAGGTTTAACCCGCTCAAAACAATCACCAATTTGTAAAATCCTTTTTTCAGTAAACGGCTTTCCAATCAACTGCAATCCTACCGGCAAACCTTCCGTCACAAAACCACACGGAACTGATAACGCAGGGAAACCAGTAAAGTTTCCAATTGGGGTCCGGAATAGGCTCCAAATTGCTTCTGCCATGTTTTCTGGAGGAACAGACCAAATTGAGAATGCAGGATGGATGTTTGTCGGAGTTAAAAGAATATCAACACCCTCCATTGTTTCTAAAAGTCTTTGAGTAAATAGATTCCGGTACCGTTGGGCATCAATATATTCTTGTGCACTTACTCCTTTTCCATCCAAAATATGCTCCCGTACCCCATTGCCATATAACTCTGGATGTGAGTCAATAATGTTTTTATGAAAAGCATATCCTTCTGAAACCGCTATTGAAAAAATGGATTGGATTGCTCTATCAATACCTTCAATTTTAATTTCCTTCACTGTCGCTCCAAGGTTCTCCATAACACTGATGGCATCCTCAACAAGCTTAATTACCTCTGGATCAGCACTTTCATCAAAGAAGTATTCGCGACAAATTCCGATCACTACACCATTTAAGTTTTCTAGAGAGTCCTCAAATGCAACATCGACAATTTCCTTGGAGGAGGTTGGATCTTGACGGTCATGTCCTGAGATTAGCTGTAGCATTAACGCTAAGTCCTTTACATATCTTCCCATAGGTCCGATATGATCAAATGTCCAACTCATTGGCATGTTTCCGTATCGACTAACCCTTCCGTATGTCGGTTTGATAGCAGTACTGCCGCACAGTGCAGACGGTAGCCGAACCGAACCTAGCGTATCTGTTCCTATTGCACCGAAAGCCATACCGGCAGCAACTGCTACTGCCGAGCCCCCACTTGAACCACCCGGAATTTTATCCGGATTCCATGGATTTCGAGCAGGACCATAATGTAGATTTTCATTAGTGCCACCCCAACAAAATTCATGTAGGTTGTTTTTTCCAATAATGACGGCCCCCGCTTCCTTCAATTTGCGAATAATAGTTGCATCTTTATCGGATTTCCAATCTTTAAACACTCTTGAACCCCCGGTAGTAGGATGCCCCTTTGTATCAAACACATCTTTAATAGAAATAGGTACACCATGCAACGGACTCCGGAAGTGCCCTCTCGCAGCCTCTTCTTCCAATTCACGGGCTTGAGCAAGTGCCTCATCCTTCATCACACTTATATAAGCATTCAGTTTTGGATTCAATGTATCAATCCGGTCTAGCATAAGTTGTGTTAGTTCAGTCGGTGAAATCGCTTTTGATCTTACCATTTTGGAAATATCAGTAATGCGCTTAAAGTATAGTTCATTATTCATTCTCTGCACCTCCAGCCGATAATCTGTATGAGAAAGCAGGTTCTGTATCCATCAACAGCTCCTTGTTGGAATTCAATAATTGTTGAACAAACGTTTCTAAATTCACTTTTCTTTTCCTCCTTTAGATAATCACTAGTGAACATCCCGTTCAAGATAGAAAGATCATCGATATCCATTCAGGGTGAGTGCCAATTTGTTCGTACTTCAATAAACAGTTAAGACTTTTCACCTATCCGTTTTTACATATCAATGTTTTTTCTTTTAATGTCTTTTCTCATCATTAAAATACTTACTATCTTACTGTTTGATTAGCTTTTACCCCCATCTAGTTTATCCCCTGTCACCTAAAAATTTAGAATATTCACAATTTAAATATAGCACCCTTATATCCAATTTTCTTGTAAAAAAAGAAACTATTTATTAGAAATAATATAAAACATTAAGTACCACTCATGACATTTAAAACTATTAATGTACATGTTCTACCGAAATACGACTCAAAAATTGAGGGGAAGTGACTATTATATGAAATCCAATTATGATAAAATGTTATTAAATTCAAAATATTAACACTATTATCAAGCTAATTAATCGAAGAAAGAGGGATAATGAATGATTCAAAAGTCCAGCAATTATATACCTATGCAACCTGGATTGGAACAAGTAACCTTCCATTATTGTAAACCGCCCTTGAATCATTTTCGTTCAAAGTTGCCGGTTATACTGTTTTATGAATTTAAGATCAACGACCCAGCTTATGAATATATATCCGTCCTACCTGATGCTTGCGTTGA
Protein-coding regions in this window:
- a CDS encoding amidase; the protein is MNNELYFKRITDISKMVRSKAISPTELTQLMLDRIDTLNPKLNAYISVMKDEALAQARELEEEAARGHFRSPLHGVPISIKDVFDTKGHPTTGGSRVFKDWKSDKDATIIRKLKEAGAVIIGKNNLHEFCWGGTNENLHYGPARNPWNPDKIPGGSSGGSAVAVAAGMAFGAIGTDTLGSVRLPSALCGSTAIKPTYGRVSRYGNMPMSWTFDHIGPMGRYVKDLALMLQLISGHDRQDPTSSKEIVDVAFEDSLENLNGVVIGICREYFFDESADPEVIKLVEDAISVMENLGATVKEIKIEGIDRAIQSIFSIAVSEGYAFHKNIIDSHPELYGNGVREHILDGKGVSAQEYIDAQRYRNLFTQRLLETMEGVDILLTPTNIHPAFSIWSVPPENMAEAIWSLFRTPIGNFTGFPALSVPCGFVTEGLPVGLQLIGKPFTEKRILQIGDCFERVKPYADQLAENKAYENYSIPR